In Phoenix dactylifera cultivar Barhee BC4 chromosome 11, palm_55x_up_171113_PBpolish2nd_filt_p, whole genome shotgun sequence, the following are encoded in one genomic region:
- the LOC103714769 gene encoding external alternative NAD(P)H-ubiquinone oxidoreductase B2, mitochondrial-like produces the protein MRFASSFFDRASQALNRSPAFSKLIVVFAVSSGGIVAYADAKSDHVAESSQVSGKKKLVVLGTGWAGMSFLKNVDASLYDVQVVSPRNYFAFTPLLPSVTCGTVEPRSIVEPIRNIVKKNGGVKFWEAECFNVDPVKKKVHCRSNIGTNRDGNGEFTVDYDYLVIALGAKPNTFNTPGVVEHCHFLKEVEDAQKIRRSVMNCFEKACLPNLSEEERRKNLHFVIVGGGPTGVEFAAELHDFVTKDLAKLYPTLKDLVRISVVEAGEHILTMFDKRITKFAEEKFQRDGIEVKTNFRVVKVTDKAITMTNAATGEINVPYGMAVWSTGIGTRPVILDFMKQVGQANRRVLATDEWLRVCNCDGIYALGDCATISQRKVMEDISEIFRVADVDRSGTLTLKEIKDVLDDICERYPQVELYLKSKQMKNFVDLLRDSEGNPLKESKELDIEEFKKALVHVDSQVKMLPATAQVAAQQGNYLAQCFNKMKICEEYPEGPLRIRGSGRHRFRPFRYKHLGQFAPLGGEQTAAQLPGDWISIGHSTQWLWYSIYASKQVSWRTRLLVIGDWTRRFIFGRDSSCI, from the exons ATGAGGTTCGCGTCATCCTTCTTCGATCGGGCCTCGCAGGCGCTCAATCGGAGTCCGGCCTTCTCGAAGCTGATCGTTGTCTTTGCTGTCAG CAGTGGAGGTATTGTGGCATATGCCGATGCAAAATCAGACCATGTTGCTGAATCATCTCAAGTCTCTGGCAAGAAAAAGTTGGTAGTCCTTGGAACTGGCTGGGCTGGCATGAGTTTCTTGAAAAATGTCGATGCCTCCTTGTATGACGTGCAGGTGGTATCACCTCGTAATTATTTTGCCTTCACTCCTTTGCTGCCAAGCGTCACGTGTGGGACAGTGGAACCACGTAGCATTGTTGAGCCAATACGCAATATCGTCAAAAAG AATGGTGGAGTTAAATTTTGGGAAGCTGAATGTTTTAATGTTGATCCAGTAAAGAAGAAGGTTCACTGCCGATCTAATATCGGAACAAACAGGGATGGAAATGGTGAATTTACAGTCGATTATGACTACTTGGTTATTGCACTTGGTGCTAAGCCGAATACATTTAACACCCCAGGTGTGGTGGAGCATTGTCATTTTCTGAAG GAAGTAGAGGATGCTCAGAAAATTCGAAGGAGTGTGATGAACTGTTTTGAAAAGGCCTGTCTTCCGAACCTTagtgaagaagagagaaggaaaaatctTCATTTTGTCATTGTTGGTGGTGGTCCAACTGGTGTGGAATTTGCTGCAGAGTTGCATGACTTTGTCACTAAAGATCTGGCTAAGTTGTATCCGACCCTTAAAGACTTAGTGAGAATATCAGTAGTTGAGGCTGGCGAGCATATTTTAACCAT GTTTGACAAAAGAATCACTAAATTTGCTGAAGAGAAGTTCCAGCGAGATGGTATTGAAGTGAAAACAAATTTTCGGGTTGTGAAGGTGACTGATAAGGCCATCACTATGACAAATGCAGCTACTGGAGAGATAAACGTACCCTATGGGATGGCTGTTTGGTCTACTGGTATTGGGACCCGTCCTGTCATATTGGACTTCATGAAACAAGTTGGTCAG GCAAATAGGCGTGTATTAGCAACTGATGAATGGCTCAGAGTCTGTAATTGTGATGGGATTTACGCACTTGGTGACTGTGCCACTATAAGCCAAAGAAAGGTCATG gaAGATATCTCTGAAATTTTTAGGGTTGCAGATGTGGATCGTTCTGGAACATTaactttgaaagaaatcaaagaTGTTCTAGATGACATCTGTGAAAGGTATCCTCAGGTGGAACTTTATCTGAAGAGTAAACAAATGAAGAACTTTGTAGATCTCCTGAGGGATTCAGAAGGCAATCCCCTCAAAGAATCTAAAGAACTGGACATAGAAGAGTTCAAGAAAGCTCTTGTTCATGTGGATTCACAGGTCAAGATGCTTCCTGCAACAGCTCAG GTTGCTGCACAACAAGGTAATTATCTCGCTCAATGCTTTAACAAGATGAAGATCTGTGAAGAATACCCTGAAGGTCCTCTTCGTATCAGAGGATCGGGTCGTCATCGGTTTCGCCCCTTTCG GTATAAACATCTTGGTCAATTTGCTCCATTGGGTGGAGAACAAACGGCTGCACAGCTGCCCGGAGACTGGATTTCTATAGGCCACAGCACCCAGTGGCTTTGGTACTCTATATATGCAAG TAAGCAAGTCAGTTGGCGCACAAGGCTCCTGGTGATTGGTGACTGGACGAGACGATTCATCTTTGGCAGGGACTCCAGTTGCATCTGA